One Natrinema longum genomic window carries:
- a CDS encoding riboflavin synthase, which produces MFTGIVEETGEIVARERTEDGLRLRVGADEVATGLEYGQSISVSGACLTVEEYEPGEWFEVFLATETVERTYLGGLDEGETVNLERAMPADGRFDGHVVQGHVDAVATVRNVESVDEDWFFEFDLPEGYGRYVVEKGSITLDGISLTVAEFDAANGRVTVAIIPTTYRLTTLSEKEPGDPIHLEVDVLAKYVERLLEARFEE; this is translated from the coding sequence ATGTTTACCGGGATCGTCGAAGAAACCGGCGAGATCGTCGCCCGAGAGCGCACCGAGGACGGCCTCCGGCTTCGCGTCGGCGCCGACGAGGTCGCGACGGGACTCGAGTACGGCCAGAGCATCAGCGTCAGCGGCGCGTGTCTCACCGTCGAGGAGTACGAGCCCGGCGAGTGGTTCGAGGTCTTTCTGGCGACCGAGACCGTCGAACGGACCTATCTCGGCGGACTCGACGAGGGCGAGACGGTCAATCTCGAACGGGCGATGCCGGCCGACGGCCGGTTCGACGGCCACGTCGTCCAGGGCCACGTCGACGCGGTCGCGACCGTCCGGAACGTCGAATCGGTCGACGAGGACTGGTTCTTCGAATTCGACCTCCCCGAGGGGTACGGCCGCTACGTCGTCGAGAAGGGATCGATCACGCTCGACGGCATCAGTCTGACCGTCGCCGAGTTCGACGCCGCGAACGGTCGGGTGACCGTCGCGATCATTCCGACGACCTACCGACTGACGACCCTCTCGGAGAAGGAGCCAGGCGATCCGATCCACCTCGAGGTCGACGTGCTCGCCAAATACGTCGAACGGCTGCTCGAGGCGCGCTTCGAGGAGTGA
- a CDS encoding PAS domain-containing sensor histidine kinase has translation MSRHPRQRYEAICEASPDAIVLVDFDGRITYANARVTDLFGYEPAELVGEPVEILVPEAARDQHIAKRDAYIDAPEIRPMGADLDLSGRRKDGSAVPIDITLSPIETDGQREFMAAIRDISEQEALQTKYRTILEAVPDAVIVADAATGEIIEVNDHVTDLVGYDPEELLGRPQTILHPTGAEDRYRELFDEHIASENRILGQLPDGSDLYVETKTGRHVPVEINAHVFELRERRLIAGVFRDVTTRKEYGRQLRTLHAATRELMDATDCEEIARLVADAARTILGYEHNVVRLLADETRLQPVAVTEKAETEMGDRPDYPITGPAPVSRAYDNGDSLRYDDVRSLDDGYDRGEARSAMYLPLGEYGVISIVDPAVGAFDESDEELASILSLNAEIALKRILYQRDLERQNERLDEFASVLAHDLRNPLNVAQGLLDTARGADTSEELDEIETVLDRMAGIVDDVLTMVRSGYDVDDVEALEFASIVDVCWDAVATGTASVRVESNGFLYADSSRIRNLFENLFRNAVDHAGEGVTVTAGVFEGGFYVADDGPGIPPAERDRVLEPGWTTDEDGTGLGLNIVREIAGAHEWDVSVTASPTGGARFDFTGVRTTVSDGPFDG, from the coding sequence ATGTCTCGGCACCCACGACAGCGGTACGAAGCGATCTGTGAAGCGTCACCGGATGCGATCGTCCTCGTCGATTTCGACGGTCGAATCACCTACGCGAACGCACGGGTTACCGATCTGTTCGGCTACGAACCGGCGGAACTCGTCGGTGAACCGGTCGAAATCCTCGTGCCCGAAGCCGCTCGAGACCAGCACATAGCCAAGCGGGATGCGTACATCGACGCCCCCGAGATCCGCCCGATGGGTGCGGACCTGGATCTCTCGGGCCGGCGGAAGGACGGATCGGCGGTCCCGATCGACATCACGTTGAGTCCGATCGAGACCGACGGCCAACGTGAGTTCATGGCCGCCATCCGGGATATCAGCGAGCAGGAAGCGCTCCAGACGAAGTATCGGACGATCCTCGAAGCCGTGCCGGACGCAGTCATCGTCGCGGACGCGGCGACGGGCGAGATCATCGAGGTCAACGACCACGTCACGGACCTGGTGGGATACGACCCCGAGGAACTCCTCGGACGGCCACAGACGATCCTCCACCCGACGGGAGCGGAAGACCGCTACCGGGAACTGTTCGACGAGCACATCGCGAGCGAGAACCGGATCCTGGGCCAGCTACCGGACGGCTCCGATCTCTACGTCGAAACGAAGACCGGCCGCCACGTTCCCGTCGAGATCAACGCCCACGTTTTCGAACTCCGAGAGCGACGACTGATCGCCGGCGTCTTCCGCGACGTAACGACCCGCAAGGAGTACGGGCGGCAACTCCGGACGCTTCACGCGGCGACGCGGGAGTTGATGGATGCAACCGACTGCGAGGAGATCGCCCGTCTCGTCGCCGATGCGGCGCGGACGATCCTCGGATACGAGCACAACGTCGTCCGACTCCTCGCCGACGAAACGCGATTACAGCCGGTTGCAGTGACCGAGAAGGCGGAAACTGAGATGGGCGACCGGCCGGACTACCCGATCACCGGCCCCGCACCGGTCAGTCGCGCGTACGACAACGGCGACTCGCTCCGCTACGACGACGTTCGGTCCCTTGATGACGGCTACGATCGCGGCGAGGCACGATCCGCGATGTATCTCCCGCTGGGCGAGTACGGCGTGATCAGTATCGTCGACCCCGCAGTCGGCGCATTCGACGAGTCCGACGAGGAACTCGCGTCCATTCTGTCGCTCAACGCCGAAATCGCACTCAAACGGATCCTCTACCAGCGGGACCTCGAGCGACAGAACGAACGTCTCGACGAGTTCGCGAGCGTCCTCGCCCACGACCTCAGGAACCCGCTCAACGTCGCCCAGGGACTGCTCGATACCGCTCGAGGAGCGGACACCAGCGAGGAACTCGACGAGATCGAGACCGTCCTCGATCGGATGGCCGGGATCGTCGACGACGTGTTGACAATGGTCCGGAGCGGCTACGACGTCGACGACGTCGAGGCGCTCGAGTTCGCATCCATCGTCGACGTGTGCTGGGACGCCGTCGCGACCGGGACTGCATCGGTCCGGGTCGAGTCCAACGGGTTCCTCTACGCCGACTCGAGCCGGATCCGGAACCTGTTCGAGAACCTGTTTCGAAACGCCGTGGACCACGCCGGCGAGGGGGTCACGGTTACCGCCGGCGTCTTCGAGGGAGGGTTTTACGTCGCCGACGACGGGCCCGGCATTCCGCCGGCCGAGCGCGACCGCGTGCTGGAACCGGGGTGGACGACGGACGAAGACGGCACGGGACTCGGGCTGAACATCGTTCGCGAGATCGCAGGGGCCCACGAGTGGGACGTTTCCGTCACCGCGAGTCCGACCGGCGGTGCGCGCTTCGATTTTACCGGCGTTCGAACCACCGTCTCCGACGGCCCGTTCGACGGGTAA
- a CDS encoding ABC transporter substrate-binding protein, whose amino-acid sequence METTRQFDRSRRAFVATGIAAGSGALAGCLGGDSGSESGRDSYTVSMAPMGEIPFDAVPENAFVSFTQYADMAVALGHGDAVRTLFAPEMSGTTMNGFYERLEGVSFDWEGLKNPLEGGVTKEQLYSAESDVHFLDPSYVLTTQPEWDESDIEEIADTVGPWVGSYHSGVHSDPAETYADSYEYYTLWELFENVAAVFRERDRYEALAEVYDETRSQIESALPPERERPTVARVTLDADNGVFYAYHLNTPGFWQAETRPLGARDALADVAWSGDWGEISYETMLEADPDVILHLWGITSRYAIGDIRARLAADAAGSELTAVRNDRVFASGMRYQGPLMNLFQLEMTAKQLYPEQFGEWPGSEPGEPYPAIPTDERLFDRRRVATIVTDGVE is encoded by the coding sequence ATGGAAACGACGCGGCAGTTCGATCGAAGTCGGCGTGCGTTCGTGGCGACGGGGATCGCGGCGGGGAGCGGGGCGCTGGCCGGCTGTCTCGGCGGCGACTCCGGCTCGGAGAGCGGGCGAGACTCGTATACGGTGTCGATGGCACCGATGGGCGAGATACCGTTCGACGCCGTCCCCGAGAACGCCTTCGTCAGCTTCACACAGTACGCCGACATGGCGGTCGCGCTTGGCCACGGCGATGCGGTACGGACGCTGTTCGCCCCGGAGATGTCGGGGACGACGATGAACGGGTTCTACGAGCGCCTCGAGGGCGTCTCCTTCGATTGGGAGGGGCTGAAGAACCCTCTCGAGGGCGGGGTGACGAAAGAGCAACTCTACAGCGCGGAGAGCGACGTCCACTTCCTCGATCCGTCGTACGTGTTGACGACCCAGCCCGAGTGGGACGAATCCGACATCGAGGAGATCGCCGACACGGTCGGCCCGTGGGTCGGCAGCTATCACAGCGGCGTTCACAGCGACCCGGCCGAGACCTACGCCGACAGTTACGAGTACTACACGCTCTGGGAACTGTTCGAGAACGTGGCGGCCGTCTTCCGGGAACGGGACCGGTACGAGGCGCTCGCCGAGGTCTACGACGAAACCCGATCGCAGATCGAGTCGGCCCTCCCGCCCGAACGCGAGCGACCGACGGTTGCGCGGGTCACGCTGGACGCCGACAACGGCGTTTTCTACGCCTACCACCTCAACACGCCCGGCTTCTGGCAGGCGGAGACGCGACCGCTTGGGGCTCGCGACGCACTCGCCGACGTAGCGTGGTCGGGCGACTGGGGCGAGATCAGCTACGAGACCATGCTCGAGGCCGATCCGGACGTCATCCTCCACCTCTGGGGCATCACCTCGCGGTATGCCATCGGGGACATCCGAGCCCGGCTGGCAGCCGATGCGGCCGGGAGCGAGCTGACTGCGGTCCGGAACGACCGGGTCTTCGCCAGTGGGATGCGATACCAGGGACCGCTCATGAACCTGTTCCAGCTCGAGATGACGGCCAAACAGCTCTATCCCGAGCAGTTCGGCGAGTGGCCCGGCTCCGAACCCGGCGAGCCGTATCCGGCGATACCGACCGACGAACGACTGTTCGACCGGCGACGCGTCGCGACGATCGTTACCGACGGTGTCGAGTGA
- a CDS encoding SIMPL domain-containing protein, which translates to MDRRQFLAASSIGLAATMAGCTGSQLNTDDPGAADDPGSESDASESDGEITVGASGEVETEPDRAIVTVGVEATGETASDVTDELATGAEQLRAAFDDLDIPEENVEEGRYRVHPASGRDAQGFEGAHSFEVTLTDIERVGDVIDASIDAGADNVGRVNFTLQEDTRSTLREDAIDAALENADEEAAHIADNRGVDLAGTTSVTTGDVQVNPVRVETYASAGAADDAAASTEIDADPVSVSASVTVTYAFAE; encoded by the coding sequence ATGGATCGACGACAGTTCCTCGCGGCCTCGAGCATCGGACTCGCAGCGACGATGGCGGGCTGTACCGGCAGCCAGCTCAATACCGACGATCCCGGCGCGGCGGACGATCCCGGATCGGAATCGGATGCGAGCGAGAGCGACGGCGAAATAACGGTCGGTGCCAGCGGTGAGGTCGAAACGGAGCCCGACCGGGCGATCGTTACCGTCGGCGTGGAGGCGACCGGCGAAACCGCCAGCGACGTGACCGACGAACTCGCGACCGGAGCCGAACAGCTCCGGGCGGCGTTCGACGACCTCGATATCCCCGAGGAAAACGTCGAGGAAGGCCGCTACCGGGTCCACCCGGCGTCCGGACGCGATGCCCAGGGGTTCGAGGGAGCCCACTCGTTCGAGGTGACGCTCACCGACATCGAACGTGTCGGCGACGTCATCGACGCGTCGATCGACGCCGGTGCCGACAATGTCGGCCGGGTGAACTTCACGCTCCAGGAGGACACGCGATCGACCCTTCGAGAGGACGCGATCGACGCTGCACTCGAGAACGCCGACGAGGAAGCCGCCCACATCGCCGACAATCGCGGGGTCGACCTCGCGGGGACGACGTCGGTCACGACCGGCGACGTCCAGGTAAACCCCGTTCGCGTCGAGACCTACGCCAGCGCCGGCGCGGCTGACGACGCGGCGGCGTCGACGGAGATCGATGCCGATCCCGTGAGTGTGAGTGCGAGCGTCACGGTCACGTACGCGTTCGCCGAGTAA
- the cysK gene encoding cysteine synthase A, producing MGRTIESAGDIDAAETVGELIGETPLLRLDAFADNCFGKIEAGNPYSVKDRIARAIIDAAERAGALEPGGTVVESTSGNTGIGLAAVSAARGYDCVLTMPSSMSTERRQLLRALGADLELTPAEDGMTGANECAEEIVAEHEDAIMARQFENEANPAAHRETTGPEIWAATDGAVDAIVAGVGTGGTITGVSEHLKADRGKTELTSVAVEPAESPTLSELSSAGHDIQGIGPGFVPDTLRTELVDEVRAIEASEAKDAARKLGRSEGLLVGISSGAALAAAADYAADNPDELTVVVLPDTGERYLSTDLYDIE from the coding sequence ATGGGACGGACTATCGAATCCGCGGGCGATATTGACGCCGCCGAGACTGTCGGCGAACTGATCGGCGAAACGCCGCTGTTACGACTGGACGCGTTCGCCGACAACTGCTTCGGAAAGATCGAGGCGGGGAACCCGTACTCGGTCAAGGATCGCATCGCGCGGGCGATCATCGACGCCGCCGAACGAGCCGGCGCGCTCGAGCCCGGCGGCACCGTCGTGGAATCGACCAGTGGCAATACGGGTATCGGCCTGGCGGCGGTTTCGGCCGCCCGCGGGTACGACTGCGTGCTGACGATGCCGTCTTCGATGTCCACCGAGCGACGGCAACTCCTGCGAGCACTGGGGGCCGACCTCGAACTCACTCCCGCCGAGGACGGGATGACGGGAGCGAACGAGTGCGCCGAGGAGATCGTCGCCGAGCACGAGGACGCGATCATGGCCCGGCAGTTCGAGAACGAAGCCAATCCCGCGGCTCACCGGGAGACGACGGGGCCGGAAATCTGGGCGGCCACCGACGGCGCGGTCGACGCGATCGTCGCGGGCGTCGGCACCGGTGGGACGATTACCGGCGTCTCGGAGCACCTGAAAGCGGACAGGGGGAAAACCGAGCTCACGTCGGTCGCGGTCGAACCCGCCGAGTCGCCGACCCTCTCGGAACTGAGCTCCGCAGGCCACGACATTCAAGGGATCGGCCCCGGCTTCGTCCCCGACACCCTCCGGACCGAACTCGTCGACGAGGTCCGCGCGATCGAGGCGTCCGAGGCCAAAGACGCAGCCCGAAAGCTCGGTCGGAGCGAAGGGCTGTTGGTCGGAATCTCCTCGGGTGCGGCGCTGGCTGCGGCCGCCGACTACGCGGCCGACAACCCAGACGAACTGACCGTCGTCGTCCTCCCGGACACCGGCGAACGCTATCTCTCGACCGATCTCTACGACATCGAGTAA
- a CDS encoding DUF7577 domain-containing protein, translating to MELWGWLIGYVVLFALLHLLLYYLYVRRDDEESERRPSLADPNRTRMQSAPGPDRYPRRGDDFGDVDRVDDDREPEFDGETTRCPHCGARNEADQTFTYCWNCISGLRR from the coding sequence ATGGAGCTCTGGGGCTGGCTCATCGGTTACGTCGTGTTGTTCGCCCTGCTTCATCTGTTACTGTACTACCTGTACGTCCGACGCGACGACGAGGAGAGCGAACGCAGGCCGTCGCTCGCCGACCCGAATCGGACGCGGATGCAGTCTGCACCCGGGCCGGATCGGTACCCCCGTCGGGGCGACGATTTCGGCGATGTCGACCGGGTCGACGACGACCGCGAGCCCGAGTTCGACGGGGAGACGACCCGGTGTCCCCATTGTGGCGCACGAAACGAGGCCGATCAGACGTTTACGTACTGCTGGAACTGTATCTCGGGATTACGTCGGTGA
- a CDS encoding HalOD1 output domain-containing protein codes for MNGYTASTSQAPSRPLYRATHDPTGPATLSTTVIHALADCMGVDVTDSRVSLYDTVDPGALDELFRPRHDGTPRAGGTLSFVVNGHHVTVSGDGEILIEPPTRR; via the coding sequence ATGAACGGATACACCGCCTCCACCTCGCAGGCTCCCTCTCGGCCCCTGTATCGCGCGACGCACGATCCGACCGGGCCGGCAACACTCAGTACGACCGTCATCCACGCGCTGGCCGACTGCATGGGCGTCGACGTGACCGACAGCCGCGTCTCGCTGTACGATACCGTCGATCCGGGCGCTCTGGACGAACTCTTCCGACCGCGTCACGACGGCACACCACGAGCCGGCGGGACGCTTTCGTTCGTCGTCAACGGACACCACGTAACCGTCAGCGGCGACGGCGAGATCCTCATCGAACCGCCGACGCGACGGTAG